The following proteins come from a genomic window of Sorghum bicolor cultivar BTx623 chromosome 3, Sorghum_bicolor_NCBIv3, whole genome shotgun sequence:
- the LOC8078071 gene encoding uncharacterized protein LOC8078071 — protein MPSPSEPPRSSWVILGAIPRVSAAAANPSIDLAAPPRISLLTIPKRIFPDKVTPHNYPKLLAADPSGLLLLHADQGRAKGPTIIDRPDHQSFCWLANVAGYFVLHANADSVADPSALALPEPELVMNAGHLGILASPDGSGYVVAELQTFLGDDHATLISFSSDVGEWVDKTVDYPLPARPLGTHGVVALHGRLWWVDLSWCLVACDPCSDKPVLAVVPLPPAKEIPYGQAAGVIHRYRAVRVSAGRLCFVDMYRNRDSRGGLQVSVWTLPDADSTEWALEHEASFTDIWEHHTYKAAGLPAKIPVLALIHPDDPAVVYFFLEDHLVGVDLRDRAVVACDLYHLVDPPRNLVSTRFVYAWQLPQPLSRSPPDFAKESTEDGPDDVAATLASSVNI, from the exons ATGCCGTCCCCCTCTGAGCCTCCGCGCTCGTCCTGGGTCATCCTCGGCGCCATCCCGCgcgtctccgccgccgccgccaacccCTCCATCGACCTCGCCGCGCCCCCGCGCATCTCCCTTCTCACCATCCCCAAGCGCATCTTCCCGGACAAGGTCACGCCCCACAACTACCCCAAGCTCCTCGCCGCCGACCCctccggcctcctcctcctccacgccGACCAGGGCCGCGCCAAGGGACCCACCATCATCGACCGCCCCGACCACCAGTCCTTCTGCTGGCTCGCCAACGTCGCCGGCTACTTCGTCCTCCACGCCAACGCCGACTCCGTCGCCGACCCCTCCGCGCTCGCCCTCCCCGAGCCCGAGCTCGTCATGAACGCGGGCCACCTCGGCATCCTCGCCTCCCCCGACGGCTCCGGCTACGTCGTCGCCGAGCTCCAAACCTTCCTCGGCGATGACCACGCCACCctcatctccttctcctccgACGTTGGCGAGTGGGTCGACAAGACCGTCGACTACCCGCTCCCCGCCCGTCCCCTGGGCACCCACGGCGTCGTCGCGCTCCATGGCAGGCTCTGGTGGGTCGACCTCTCGTGGTGCCTCGTCGCCTGCGACCCCTGCTCCGATAAGCCGGTCCTCGCCGTCGTCCCGCTACCGCCGGCCAAGGAGATCCCGTACGGCCAGGCGGCAGGGGTGATCCACAGGTACCGCGCCGTCAGAGTCAGCGCCGGCAGGCTGTGCTTCGTCGACATGTACAGGAACCGTGACAGCCGCGGCGGTCTCCAGGTCAGCGTCTGGACGCTGCCCGACGCCGACTCCACGGAGTGGGCGCTGGAGCACGAGGCCAGCTTCACTGACATCTGGGAGCACCACACCTACAAGGCCGCTGGCCTCCCCGCCAAGATCCCCGTCCTCGCGCTCATCCACCCCGACGACCCCGCCGTCGTCTACTTCTTCCTGGAGGACCATCTCGTCGGAGTCGACTTGCGTGACCGCGCCGTCGTCGCCTGCGACCTCTACCACCTCGTCGATCCGCCCAGGAACCTCGTCTCCACCCGCTTCGTCTACGCCTGGCAGCTGCCGCAACCTCTTTCCCGTTCCCCACCAG ATTTTGCCAAGGAGAGTACTGAGGATGGACCAGATGATGTCGCTGCGACACTAGCATCATCAGTGAATATCTAA
- the LOC110434112 gene encoding uncharacterized protein LOC110434112: protein MGIPLKFELYFRSLGGNGCNAPVSSCGRATAHGFTGIRHTTTQKEGAPGFICPLPDFRFPPQPHQRSKERAGIPTDSQLPSKQKWRRRRRGLSSPPPRASPTHPSLPHDFALSLNVQAPPRVSFLTLAPSVSFLLADFHFTVGSGGEEDTLVRYWSRTRNWRTEYEASPDQTSTMRCPRDRYWVFDDVVSHHGKICFVPLPDVDVDFDQDRRFSSDLESKFERGIIGRRYVQLSDAKFRCVQIRKPRGHAHGASAAPTFITMRTLDDRETGDWTDPEYKLSFADIRASDTFKAAGLPDKDPVFALIHPKNPDVLYFFLDGYLFSFDMRAKKLIECEAHGLGNNPSSASVRAWELPPDYAAAIAPAPAAFRHYRRLDQQEELELGTVVSFLAGLARKAII, encoded by the exons ATGGGGATCCCTTTGAAGTTTGAAC TTTATTTTCGATCGCTAGGAGGGAATGGTTGTAATGCTCCCGTGTCCAGCTGCGGCCGCGCCACGGCACACGGGTTCACG GGCATCAGGCACACCACGACACAAAAGGAGGGGGCCCCAGGCTTTATTTGCCCCCTCCCAGACTTCCGCTTCCCACCCCAGCCACACCAGAGATCGAAAGAGCGCGCCGGAATCCCAACGGACTCCCAACTCCCAAGCAAGCaaaaatggcgccgccgccgtcgtggaTTATCCTCTCCACCACCCCGCGCGTCTCCGACACACCCCTCCCTCCCGCACGACTTCGCCCTCTCCCTCAACGTCCAAGCTCCCCCGCGCGTCTCCTTCCTCACCCTCGCCCCGTCGGTCTCCTTCCTTCTCGCCGACTTCCACTTCACTGTGGGCAGTGGAGGCGAAGAGGACACCCTCGTCCGCTACTGGTCAAGGACCCGCAACTGGCGCACCGAGTATGAAGCCTCCCCAGACCAGACCAGCACGATGAGGTGCCCGCGCGACAGGTACTGGGTCTTCGACGACGTCGTCTCCCACCACGGCAAAATCTG CTTCGTCCCTCTCCCGGACGTCGACGTCGACTTCGACCAAGACCGTCGCTTCTCCTCTGACTTGGAATCCAAATTCGAGAGAGGAATCATCGGCCGCCGCTACGTGCAGCTCAGCGACGCCAAGTTCCGCTGCGTCCAGATCCGCAAGCCCAGGGGCCACGCCCACGGCGCCAGCGCCGCACCCACGTTCATCACCATGCGCACGCTCGACGACCGCGAGACGGGCGACTGGACGGATCCCGAGTACAAGCTCTCCTTCGCCGACATCCGGGCCTCCGACACCTTCAAGGCGGCCGGGCTACCGGACAAGGACCCCGTCTTCGCGCTCATCCACCCAAAAAACCCCGACGTGCTCTACTTCTTCCTCGACGGCTACCTCTTCTCCTTCGACATGCGCGCCAAGAAGCTGATCGAGTGCGAGGCCCACGGGCTCGGGAACAACCCATCTTCCGCCTCCGTTCGCGCCTGGGAGCTGCCGCCCGACTACGCCGCAGCAATCGCACCCGCACCCGCAG